GCGACCACCGTTTTGCCAGAACCAACATCGCCTTGCACCAATCGATTCATCGGCCAAGGTTGCTGTAGGTCGGTCAGAATGTCGTTGACCACCCGCTGCTGGGCACCTGTCAGTTGGAAGGGCAGCAGTTGATAGAAGCGATCGATCAACTCTCCGGTTGGGGCTAAAACCGCTGCTGCTGACTCTGCTCGTTGTCGAGCTCGTCGCTGCAACAAGCCCAACTGGAGGTAGAGAAATTCATCAAAGACCAGTCGCCGGCGTGCCTGCTGCAGAAGTTCTGGAGTCTCTGGGAAGTGAATGGCCGCGATCGCTTGATTGAGCACCAGCAACTGATGTTGTTCGCGCAGCGCTGTGGGCAACGGATCGCGCAGTTGCTCTGCCGCTGGTAGAGCTTGCACGATCGCCCGGCGGAGGGTGTCGGCAGCCACACCTTCGGTCAGCGGGTAGATCGGAACAATTCGACCGACTTTGAGAGAGGCGATCGGGCTGTCGGGGCTATCGAGAACTTCAATTTCTGGGTTATCGAGGGTGACGCCGTACTTACTGCGTTTGACCAAGCCTGAGGCAGCGATCATCGTGCCCGGTGGATAGAGCCGTCGCTGTTGTTCCTGCCAGCCACGACCGCTGTAGCGCGTCCCCATAAAGAAGCGGCTGAGCCGGATTTGACCGCTGCCATCGCGCACTACCAGCTCCAAAATTGTCAGCTTGGCATTGCGCGGGCTAGTGAAGCAGGTGCAGCGTTGAACCGCGCCGATCAGGGTCGCAGTTTCACCGGGTTCAAGGGCGCGAATGTTGACATGGCGAGCGTAATCGACATAGTTGCGCGGGTAGTGATGCAGCAGATCGCGAACGGTGCGTAGCTCTAGCCGTTCCAGTTGCGCCGCTACCCGAGGCCCAACCCCCTTGAGATAAGTCAGCGCTTGGTCTAATGCCGTCTGAGCCGTGGTGGTCGCCACAGGTGATTGACTACGCGGTAAGCGCCGGGCTGGGGGCGAGTTTTCACTGACGCGGGCTTGGCTGCGCCGCTGTTGTTCATGAATTTGACGCCGCGTGTTAGCCACGAGGTGCTGACGCTGGCTGGCGCTCAGTTCGCCGTAGCGCTGATAGGCTTGGGCTAATTGCTGCCAGCGTTCATCGGCGATCGCAGTTGCAGCCTCTTGCAGGGCTTGACTAAGAAATTCACTGAAGCGGGACTGTCGCCCGACAAGATCACCAAACCCCTGCTCTGCCTCGATCGCCAAGGCTTGTTGGAGGCGACGCCAATCAGGAGCTGGGCTAGCCGCTGTCATGGCTGCAGGTCAACGGTCCTGATTCCAAGCAAAGCGCCAAGCCGCTTCGGCCTGGGCGATCGCCTGGCGTTGTTCTTCGGCTGCCACCAAGCGACCCAGCTGTTTCAGCTGACGCTGGCAGTCTCGCAATTGCTGCCGTGCCAGCCGCAATTCGGGTACAGAAAACTCTAGATCGGCAAGGCGCAGGTAGATTGCCGCCAACTGAATTGTTGTGCTCTCTTCCTCCTCACGCTCTTCGCTGGGAGCGGTAGTGATAGTCAGCATCAAGAGATTGGGAGGGCCAGACTGCTGCTCAGCGCCATCATTTTTGATCGCCGCCTCTAGCATCTGGGGCGGAACGCCACTGCGGATAATCCCCATTTTCTCGAGGAGGCGATTGGCTTGGCGAGAGGTGTGGCGCAACTGTCGCACCAGAGACCGGTTGAGCGACTGCAGCCAGGCGTAGATCGCAGCAGGATGGGCGGGAGGTACTGGGTTCAGGTAGCTGAGGTCCAGCTCGGCAACGGCTGACTCTGGTTGTTCTGCTTGTTCTGCTGTCGCTTCGGCGGGGGCGGTGGGCGCTGTTACAGGTTCAGATTCAGGCGACTCAGCACTTTTATCTGACTCGGCTTCACTGGCTTCACTGGCAGTTTGAGCCAGTTGTTCGGCCACTTCCGCTTCGGCGATCGCTCGCTTCTTCGCTGCTTCAAGGAGCTGATCAACCGTCAGGTTAGCAACCGTTTTCTGTCCGAGCTGACGAAGATGCTGCTGCAGCGATCGCTGTTGCTCTTCCTCCAGTGCCACAAACTGTTCTGGGTAAATCTGGGTACAGAGCTGATAACCCGCTTGGATCAACTGCTCTTGAACCGTGGCCGCCAATGCCGCAAGGTAGTTGCTATAGACAGCGCTGAACTGTTGCGCCAGCTTCTCAACTTGCTGACTGAGTATTGATTGGGATTCCTCAAGGGAAACCACGGTCTGACTCCTAAGGCGATCGCGCCAGCCACTCTAGACAAAGCTGACTCTCCCTCCAGAATAGCGACTGGCGGAGATCCGCAATGCACCGGCATCACTACGCAATCGCTAGGCTCAATCGGGAAACCACTCACTGGCCCGTGCCCCGAGTTCAATGGGGATGCTGACAGCTTTCCCCAGTCGGGGCTTCTCGCGGGTTTCACGAATGGTTTGGGCGATCGCTTCTGTTGCTCCTAGCGCGACCAAGTAGTTGGCAACCTCATCCAGATGGGCAATGTACTCCGCCTCATCCATCGGAAAGGAGGCCTGCTCAAGATACTTCCACATGATTTGCAGAAAGATTTTGCCCTGAGTCCGCCGCAGCTGAACGTCATAGGAATAGCCCCAGCGATCGAGCAAGAGCTGATGCAGTTCTTTTCCGGTCATGGAGCCTTAACCCTTGAGCAAGCGAAGTCTGAGCACTCAATCATCGCCAAGCATTTGGCAGCCAACAGTGGCATTCTCGCCTCTGTAACCGCCGCAACAGTCAGATGAATGAAAAACCACTGTAGCTGCAGTCCCCACCGCGATAGGCCAAGGCTAGATTGACCTGCTAAGTCAAGGGGACAACTGGGCTTGTAGCGCCGTCAGTTCGGGACCGCCATAACCCAGCTGCCCTGCAATGTTTTGCCCCTCAGTCAGGGCTTGTTCAGCAGCGGGACGATCGCCCTGACGTAGCTGATAGCGCCCTAGCCGCGCGTAGTTTTCCATCAAGCCGTAGAGGTCGCCCTCGTTTCGTGCTTGGGACAGCAGCAAGTCATAAACCGCGATCGCATCCGCCATTTGGTTCTGCTCTTGGTAGAGATCACGCAGCGCTTCGAGAGCATCTCGGGCAAGGGCTAGCTGACCAAGAGGCAGTGCTTGTCGATAGACCGACTGGTAGGTTTCGACCGCGATCGCCAATAGTTTTTGCCGCCGTTGATTGTCAGCGATCGCAAGGAGCCAAGCGGGTTGTAGATCGGGACGAATCAGAGCGAGCTCGGCTTGCTGTAACGCAATCGCCTCTTCATAGCGCCGGAGCTGCTCCAAGCTAAAAATTTGTTGCCGCACGGCCCATTCGCGCTGACTATAGTTCGGTTCTTGGCGGGGGCCCAGTCGTGCTTCTTGCACTTGCGAGTTCAGGCCGATGTCAAGCAGGGGGTTGTCGGTTAGCAACGCGACCAGTGCCCCGTAGGTCTCGGCAGCAGCAGCGTGGCGAAAACTCTCAAACTCACTCGTCGCGAGGGCATCGAGCAGATCGCGGCGATCGCCGGGTGCTTGCGGCTGCGCCAACAGTTGCCGATAGAGGCGAATGGCATTGTCAAAATCCCGCACCTCCTGATAGGCGATCGCTAAATCTAGTTGCTGAGCAGGGCTGAGATCGGGGGTCGTTGCTTCAATCTGCTGCAGTCGCTTGGTGATCGCCTGACTTTCGACCGCGCGATTTTTCTCTCTGGCTTGCTGACCCGTCAGTTTGAGCA
The sequence above is a segment of the Synechococcus elongatus PCC 11801 genome. Coding sequences within it:
- a CDS encoding tetratricopeptide repeat protein; amino-acid sequence: MSGQRWMMGGAIALWLLGATAAIAQTPADPETEALIPRAVLLDLTTGPSDPLLPSKLSTRGYTPLEKRAIRAAIAQLLDAADGAANLQQDDLAFELRFRAIRLQQALGLAEELPLLKLTGQQAREKNRAVESQAITKRLQQIEATTPDLSPAQQLDLAIAYQEVRDFDNAIRLYRQLLAQPQAPGDRRDLLDALATSEFESFRHAAAAETYGALVALLTDNPLLDIGLNSQVQEARLGPRQEPNYSQREWAVRQQIFSLEQLRRYEEAIALQQAELALIRPDLQPAWLLAIADNQRRQKLLAIAVETYQSVYRQALPLGQLALARDALEALRDLYQEQNQMADAIAVYDLLLSQARNEGDLYGLMENYARLGRYQLRQGDRPAAEQALTEGQNIAGQLGYGGPELTALQAQLSP
- the recG gene encoding ATP-dependent DNA helicase RecG; translated protein: MTAASPAPDWRRLQQALAIEAEQGFGDLVGRQSRFSEFLSQALQEAATAIADERWQQLAQAYQRYGELSASQRQHLVANTRRQIHEQQRRSQARVSENSPPARRLPRSQSPVATTTAQTALDQALTYLKGVGPRVAAQLERLELRTVRDLLHHYPRNYVDYARHVNIRALEPGETATLIGAVQRCTCFTSPRNAKLTILELVVRDGSGQIRLSRFFMGTRYSGRGWQEQQRRLYPPGTMIAASGLVKRSKYGVTLDNPEIEVLDSPDSPIASLKVGRIVPIYPLTEGVAADTLRRAIVQALPAAEQLRDPLPTALREQHQLLVLNQAIAAIHFPETPELLQQARRRLVFDEFLYLQLGLLQRRARQRAESAAAVLAPTGELIDRFYQLLPFQLTGAQQRVVNDILTDLQQPWPMNRLVQGDVGSGKTVVAIVSLLAAIQAGYQGALMAPTEVLAEQHYRKLVDWCTQLHLPVELLTGSTRAAKRREIQRSLATGELPLLVGTHALIQDPVDFQNLGLVVIDEQHRFGVAQRAKLQQKGVNPHVLTMTATPIPRTLALTLHGDLEVSQIDELPPGRQPIQTTALGPSDRQHAHDLMRREIAQGRQVYVVLPLVEESEKLDLRSAIEEYQRLSQVFPEFQIGLLHGRMSSAEKDAAIAAFRDRQTDILVSTTVVEVGVDVPNATVMLIEHAERFGLSQLHQLRGRVGRGAARSYCLLMSASRSETAQQRLKVMEQSQDGFFIAEMDLRLRGPGQVLGTRQSGLPDFALASLVEDQDVLDLARTTAETLIEQDPELSRSPLLKQELEARYRRLMGGMILT
- a CDS encoding DUF3067 family protein, which translates into the protein MTGKELHQLLLDRWGYSYDVQLRRTQGKIFLQIMWKYLEQASFPMDEAEYIAHLDEVANYLVALGATEAIAQTIRETREKPRLGKAVSIPIELGARASEWFPD